A window of the Apium graveolens cultivar Ventura unplaced genomic scaffold, ASM990537v1 ctg3158, whole genome shotgun sequence genome harbors these coding sequences:
- the LOC141700980 gene encoding uncharacterized protein LOC141700980: MRMINNGDPTLLTLEKDLIIKLNMALVEDEYLFLQKYRVKWMGLGDGNNSFFHKQCKANWNHNKVLALQDSGTMVHGQLPCANLAVNYFKNLLAPEIIHSCIDLEPMDCKVLTEAQATLLCAQVTYAIILDTLKKLKKNKAPGPDGFNVEFFLATSSTTRPDFCPSVKNFFETGFSLRALLIKSVVCAIEAFWCNHFLLPGAVHSTIQSLLTKFLWRGNINHKGGAKIARMEQGSNYWSHAKGHH; the protein is encoded by the exons ATGCGTATGATCAATAATGGAGATCCCACCCTTCTTACATTGGAAAAAGACCTCATTATCAAGCTCAATATGGCTCTTGTCGAGGACGAATATTTATTTCTTCAAAAATATAGAGTGAAGTGGATGGGGCTTGGAGATGGAAATAACTCTTTTTTccataaacaatgtaaagcaaacTGGAATCATAACAAGGTGCTAGCTCTTCAGGATTCGGGAACCATGGTGCATGGCCAGTTGCCATGTGCTAACTTAGCAGTCAATTACTTCAAAAACCTGTTGGCGCCTGAGATTATTCACTCTTGTATTGATTTGGAGCCTATGGATTGCAAGGTCCTTACTGAGGCCCAGGCTACTTTGCTTTGTGCTCAAGTCACATATGCTATTATTCTTGATACCttgaagaaattgaagaaaaATAAGGCTCCCGGGCCTGATGGCTTTAATGTCGAATTTTTCTTGGCTACCTCGAGCACCACAAGGCCTGATTTCTGTCCTTCAGTAAAGAATTTTTTTGAGACTGGGTTTTCCCTCAG AGCTCTACTCATCAAGTCTGTGGTTTGTGCTATTGAGGCTTTTTGGTGCAACCACTTTTTATTACCTGGAGCAGTCCACTCAACTATTCAGTCTCTCCTTACTAAATTCTTGTGGCGTGGAAATATTAATCATAAAGGAGGCGCCAAGATTGCTCGAATGGAACAAGGCTCAAATTATTGGTCACATGCTAAAGGTCATCACTAA